The Astatotilapia calliptera chromosome 14, fAstCal1.2, whole genome shotgun sequence genome includes a region encoding these proteins:
- the ywhag2 gene encoding 14-3-3 protein gamma-B, which produces MVDREQLVQKARLAEQAERYDDMAAAMKSVTELNEALSNEERNLLSVAYKNVVGARRSSWRVISSIEQKTSADGNEKKIEMVRAYREKIEKELEAVCQDVLNLLDNFLIKNCSDTQHESKVFYLKMKGDYYRYLAEVATGEKRATVVESSEKAYNEAHEISKEHMQPTHPIRLGLALNYSVFYYEIQNAPEQACHLAKTAFDDAIAELDTLNEDSYKDSTLIMQLLRDNLTLWTSDQQDDEGGEGNN; this is translated from the exons ATGGTTGATCGCGAGCAGCTGGTGCAGAAAGCCAGGCTGGCTGAACAGGCTGAGAGATATGATGACATGGCAGCTGCTATGAAATCG GTAACAGAGCTGAACGAAGCCCTGTCCAATGAGGAGAGGAACCTGCTGTCTGTGGCCTACAAGAACGTGGTGGGTGCCCGTCGCTCCTCCTGGAGGGTGATCTCCAGCATTGAGCAGAAGACCTCGGCCGACGGCAATGAGAAAAAGATTGAGATGGTGCGGGCCTACCGGGAGAAGATTGAGAAGGAGCTGGAGGCCGTGTGCCAGGATGTGCTCAACCTCCTGGACAACTTCCTGATCAAGAACTGCAGTGACACGCAGCACGAGAGCAAAGTGTTCTACCTGAAGATGAAGGGCGACTACTACCGATACCTGGCTGAGGTGGCCACGGGAGAGAAGAGGGCCACCGTGGTGGAGTCTTCAGAGAAGGCCTACAACGAGGCTCACGAGATCAGCAAAGAGCACATGCAGCCCACCCACCCCATCCGCCTGGGCTTAGCTCTCAACTACTCTGTGTTTTACTACGAGATTCAAAATGCCCCCGAGCAGGCCTGTCATCTGGCCAAGACCGCCTTCGACGACGCCATCGCTGAGCTCGACACCCTCAACGAGGACTCCTACAAAGACTCCACTCTCATCATGCAGCTGCTCCGAGACAACTTGACACTGTGGACAAGTGACCAGCAGGATGACGAGGGAGGGGAGGGcaacaattaa